The following DNA comes from Acidicapsa ligni.
CAGTTGGAACCCACGATCAAGGCTGTTGAATATGTGGATGCCCAACTAACACGCATCTACAAAGCCCTGCGCGAAAAAGGCGGTAGCTGGCTGATTACCGCCGACCACGGCAACGCCGAACAGATGGTAGACCCAGGCACCGGCGGCCCACACACAGCCCACACCACCAACCCTGTCCCAATGATCTACGTCGGCGAAGACGCCAATAAATACACCCTGCGTCCCGACGGCAGCCTGCGAGACATCAGCCCAACCTTGATCAATCTCCTAAACCTGCATCTGCCAAATGAAATGACAGGCGGCGACCTGCGCGTGCCGATCGCTGCGCTATAAACCAAGTTGCGTGCCCCACATCTAATTCCTTAGATGTGGGGCACATTCATGCAAAGCATAGACGTGGCTGTGTGATTTCTCCACAATTGGAATTAACAGACTCATCTAACAATAAACAAATGAGGCACAGTCCTAATAAGACTGTGCCTCATTTGTTTCACGGAAAAATTTCTACAGCTAGTTAATAGAGATAGCCTTGGTAAGCGGCAAATCCTGTGACGATCCGCCGACCATGAATGTATAGCCGCCTGGTGTGAGCTTCCACTGATCCGCGGCGACATCAAAGACTGAAAGATATTTTGGATCGATAGCTACAGAAACAGTTTTGCTTTCGCCCGGAGCCAGCTTGACTTTGCTCCAGCCTACAAGGCGCTTCGGTGGTTCATTCGTGACGGCTGGCAGTGCGGCATATACTTCTGCGATCTCCGTTCCTGCACGGCTTCCCGAGTTCGTTATTTTGAATGACACGGACGTCGAACTTCCCGGAGTTACCTGCAGGTCCGAGTAAGTGAAAGTCGTATAGGAGAGTCCAAATCCAAACGGAAAGAGTACCGGCTTCTTCTCTGCGTCATACCACTTATAGCCAACCTTGAGGCCTTCGCTGTAAGTCACGCTGAAAGTCGCTTTCGCGTCCTCGTTATGCATAACTGGCGACGGTCCCTGCGCTCCCGGAGGTGGTTGCACAACTGTCGGGTGCGGCAGATCGGCCTCGCTCCTGGGGAAGGTCATCGGCAGCTTTGCACTTGGGTTAACATCGCCAAAGAGTACGTTGGCGACGGCCTGTGCGCCCTTGCTGCCGGAGTACCAAGCCTCTGTCACAGCGCCTACCTGGTCAAGCCACGGCATGGTCACAGCCGTACCCGTTTCGAGCACAACAACAGTTTTGGGATTGGCAGCAGCGACAGCGGAAATCAATGCGTCCTGGTTGTTCGGCAGCGAGAGGCTTTTCAAATCCTCGCCTTCGCTGGTCCATTGATTCACGAAGACGATGGCGACGTCGGACTGCTTTGCCAGGGCTGCTGCCGAGGCTGTATCCGCTCCTGAATCGAAGAGCACCTTGGCCGTTGGCGCTTTGGCGATGATGCTTTTGAGGGGCGAAGTGGGGAACCATACATGCGATAGCCACACCGGGTTATAGCCACCCGGAGGATCAACCTGCGCTGAGCCTCCACCGGAGATCATGCCCATGTCCGCGTGATCGCCAATGATAGCGATGGACTTGATGCTGTCTTTGTCGAGCGGCAATAGATTGCTGCTGTTCTTGAGCAGCACGATGCTGTGTTCCTCGATGCGCTGTGCGGTTTCAAAACCAGCTTCAACATCGACCACGCTCTTGCGGATGGGGTCATCCACCAGGCCGGCGGCAAACTCCGAACGCAGAATGCGGTGTACATGCTCATTCAGTTCGGCCTCTGAAATCTTGCCATCCTGAACGGCTTTCTTATAAGTGTCACCATAGAAGTTCTCTTCAGGCTGCTCGTTGTCGAGACCGGCTTTGGAGGCCTTCAATACGGAGTGCGTGCCACCCCAGTCCGATAGTACGAAGCCCTTGAAGTGCCAGTCATTGCGAAGAACATCGGTAAGGGTGTAGTGATTTTCGCAGGCGTAGTCGCCATTGATTGCGTTGTAAGAGCACATGACGGCTGCGGGATCGCCCACGGAGATGCCGATCTCAAAGGCCAGCAAATCTGTTTCGCGGAGTGAGCGCTTGTCGATGATGGAGTCGACTTCGTTGCGGCCGCTCTCCTGATCGTTGACTGCGAAGTGCTTGATGTCGCCGATGACATGCTGCGCCTGTTCGCACTTGATGCGATTGCCGACGAGTGTTCCTGCGAGGATTGGGTCTTCGCCCTGGTATTCAAAGGTGCGCCCGTTGCGCGGTTCACGGGTGATGTTGACGCCTCCGCCGAGGGTCATGTTGTAGCCCTGCGCGCGGAGTTCGCGGCCAATGAGCGCACCGTATTCGCATGCAGACTCGGTATCCCAACTCGCGGCTGCGCCGAGGTTGGAGGG
Coding sequences within:
- a CDS encoding beta-glucosidase; the protein is MKISLPWRQSLTALAILTSISVASPAQSPRHKPAEPAWAHAAWMNKSLSPDERADLVMKQLTLDQKIDLLHGQGMPGWGKAKANAYLGNGGAGFVLGIPELGIPFIQMSDAAYGVRSSAMNGRYSTALPSNLGAAASWDTESACEYGALIGRELRAQGYNMTLGGGVNITREPRNGRTFEYQGEDPILAGTLVGNRIKCEQAQHVIGDIKHFAVNDQESGRNEVDSIIDKRSLRETDLLAFEIGISVGDPAAVMCSYNAINGDYACENHYTLTDVLRNDWHFKGFVLSDWGGTHSVLKASKAGLDNEQPEENFYGDTYKKAVQDGKISEAELNEHVHRILRSEFAAGLVDDPIRKSVVDVEAGFETAQRIEEHSIVLLKNSSNLLPLDKDSIKSIAIIGDHADMGMISGGGSAQVDPPGGYNPVWLSHVWFPTSPLKSIIAKAPTAKVLFDSGADTASAAALAKQSDVAIVFVNQWTSEGEDLKSLSLPNNQDALISAVAAANPKTVVVLETGTAVTMPWLDQVGAVTEAWYSGSKGAQAVANVLFGDVNPSAKLPMTFPRSEADLPHPTVVQPPPGAQGPSPVMHNEDAKATFSVTYSEGLKVGYKWYDAEKKPVLFPFGFGLSYTTFTYSDLQVTPGSSTSVSFKITNSGSRAGTEIAEVYAALPAVTNEPPKRLVGWSKVKLAPGESKTVSVAIDPKYLSVFDVAADQWKLTPGGYTFMVGGSSQDLPLTKAISIN